One stretch of Caloenas nicobarica isolate bCalNic1 chromosome 4, bCalNic1.hap1, whole genome shotgun sequence DNA includes these proteins:
- the TET2 gene encoding methylcytosine dioxygenase TET2 isoform X1 yields the protein MSARLRDAAEIHSEGSLVDGPGAGQMEQDRTNHVDGNRLSPFLIPQSSHVCQAEPSAVKLQNGSPATERPEVEVNGDHKQLFIKSNYGVPHLKGSPNNCVSPDLLHEKKVYSKYMQNGGIKRTFSEPSLYGLHESKKVKQDKEVNGEKAEPEDNNEKPSVSNCYSEKKPESFTGQENEALDLIQSTRYNSGGSENPRDFLIQDEQERENVHCHNRDIVLLLKNKTVPMPNGATVSASSMESMHGELLEKTLSQYYPEHVSIAMQKNTSHINAITSQATNELSYKTTHSSHTSGQITSPQTSNSELPQVPAVVVTEVYSAEDSSKPPVLPGSCSFQKPELQQQIPGYDPHRLPTVNSTVHGSTGQVPNPDLSLCSSSNLQAQSAALERFSEQAEKNGAFFTQNSTFHKDSSTPPAPEMNSALPVMVREGHHSFGNRCDETLPGEIKNEGQQQGPMSESPSLGQQQLHPQQRLPQQAQTSQQDVSESSPQAAVAALIQQHPEETPPASEPPLQNPQARGSEGELKQHYQHFPGQRESEIPPNKEKDQAKEPAQQAQHHSKTAWIELVSTQFRQGQPPQKPSEALLRSILQFQANTAERAYTKQYAGSPDALKGPSGQPQSQKIMQQEQIPPLYKSETSQLQPHPPADQQLPFQKHSPQPQLTKVDSLLKSQVQQQPLQQLHFQQRPEQQAEQPLGVPLKQQHLNPQPGENEQFLHSHILQQMLQKQAQQVQLPCSPQLTPNQQRALQMKNKDLPQTVSHSQSNDEQPLDRTSFSQLKAEECFQSGNKYMKSTAFPLHNPQLGLEQVQSINNKAPLYTQTANANLQHPCPNNVHSISEKKESAGNMERFGANKMQDLQHAQYFSKNLTAEQDVNHSFQEQEQQTQAASVIQLPPLQQTPCYGGSLNQDLSSQQATQIPQRYLPHSQQTAPHSQDQRGCHLQSQTPKDFQKHAALRWHLLQKQEQQAYQQPKTEIGPSAARKPIKIEAGTKSNVCMRLSAGQLENKMWKKPIKQENQHFGCANMQQKSIIETMEQQLKQIQVKSLFDHKTFTIKSPKHVKVETAGPITILSRNTGAADFDTQTSTVDQQANLSAEKTPTKRTAGTVLNNFLDSPSKLLDTPVKNLLDTPAKTQYDFPSCSCVEQIIEKDEGPFYTHLGAGPNVAAIREIMEERFGQKGKAIRIERVVYTGKEGKSSQGCPIAKWVVRRSSQEEKLLCLVRERAGHTCETAVIVILILVWEGIPTSLADKLYTELTDTLRKYGTLTNRRCALNEERTCACQGLDPETCGASFSFGCSWSMYYNGCKFARSKIPRKFKLMGDDPKEEEKLESNLQNLSTLMAPTYKKLAPDAYNNQIEYEHRAPECRLGLKEGRPFSGVTACLDFCAHAHRDLHNMQNGSTLVCTLTREDNREIGQTPEDEQLHVLPLYKVSDVDEFGSTEGQEEKKRNGSIQVLTSFRRKVRMLAEPAKTCRQRKLEAKKAAAEKLSSLENGSSKAEREKPAAARNKQGNSEAAGHAKQLADLLRLSGPATQQQQQQHPQRTLPNNPQSNPMNSYSGSGSANLYVRLPNPATAYPSSSYTSDPYGGSSPMNLYTTSSQPAGSYLNSSSPMNPYSGSLSQNNQYPPYQCNGNVSVDSCPSYLGSYPSQHQHVDLYSCQSQDPMSKLSLPPIQTLYQHRFGNNQSFGPKYLNYGNQNMQVDSFSNCTIRPNVHHVGSFSSYSTHEADGHFMEVASRLKSNLSNPSMDYASVSKASEHHQVQPPPHLTHDYHSVPSMFSGPPNSLHLQNKESEMISHGVNGLSNMLPGQNHDRTTPQGGLDKTDVLNPERAEDPDEVWSDSEQSFLDPEIGGVAVAPSHGSILIECAKRELHATTPLKNPNRNHPTRISLVFYQHKSMNEPKHGLALWEAKMAEKAREKEEECEKYGPDYVPQKSHGKKAKREPAEPHEPSEPTYVRFIKSLAQRTLSVTTDSTVTTSPYAFTRVTGPYNRYI from the exons atacATTCAGAGGGTAGCCTTGTGGATGGCCCCGGAGCAGGCCAGATGGAACAGGACAGAACCAACCATGTTGACGGCAATAGATTGAGTCCATTTCTAATACCACAATCTTCTCACGTTTGCCAGGCAGAGCCTTCTGCGGTGAAGCTACAGAATGGAAGTCCAGCAACAGAGAGGCCTGAAGTTGAAGTCAATGGAGACCACAAGCAGCTATTCATTAAAAGCAACTATGGAGTGCCCCACCTGAAGGGAAGCCCAAACAACTGTGTTAGCCCCGACCTTTTACATGAAAAGAAAGTATATTCCAAATATATGCAAAATGGTGGGATAAAACGCACTTTTAGTGAGCCCTCTCTGTATGGACTTCACGAGAGCAAGAAAGTGAAACAAGACAAAGAggtaaatggagaaaaagctgAGCCAGAGGATAATAATGAAAAACCAAGCGTCTCCAATTGTTATAGTGAGAAGAAACCCGAGAGTTTTACAGGACAAGAAAATGAAGCTTTGGATTTGATACAGTCTACAAGATACAACAGTGGTGGTTCAGAAAACCCTCGTGACTTCCTGATCCAGGATGAGCAGGAGCGGGAAAACGTTCATTGCCACAACAGGGACATTGTCTTACTACTTAAGAACAAGACGGTGCCAATGCCTAATGGTGCTACAGTTTCTGCCTCTTCCATGGAAAGCATGCATGGTGAACTCCTGGAGAAAACACTGTCTCAATATTATCCAGAACATGTTTCCATAGCAATGCAGAAGAACACATCTCATATCAATGCCATTACCAGTCAGGCTACTAATGAGTTGTCCTACAAGACAACACATTCATCCCATACCTCAGGGCAGATCACTTCCCCACAGACCTCAAACTCTGAGCTGCCTCAAGTGCCAGCTGTAGTGGTTACTGAGGTCTACAGTGCAGAAGACTCCAGTAAACCACCTGTATTGCCAGGTAGCTGTTCGTTTCAGAAACCAGAGCTACAGCAACAGATTCCAGGCTATGATCCACACCGGTTACCCACAGTGAACAGTACTGTTCATGGAAGTACAGGGCAGGTTCCCAACCCAGACCTCTCTCTATGTTCCAGCAGTAACCTGCAAGCTCAGAGTGCCGCTCTGGAAAGGTTTTCtgagcaagcagaaaaaaatggtgcTTTCTTTACACAGAACTCAACGTTTCACAAAGATTCCTCTACCCCTCCTGCTCCGGAAATGAACAGTGCACTGCCCGTCATGGTGCGAGAAGGACACCATTCCTTTGGCAACAGATGTGATGAAACTCTTCCTGGGGAGATAAAGAATGAAGGGCAACAGCAGGGACCAATGTCAGAAAGTCCCAGCCTTGGCCAACAACAACTTCACCCTCAGCAGAGACTTCCGCAGCAGGCGCAAACGTCGCAACAAGATGTCAGTGAAAGCAGCCCGCAAGCTGCTGTGGCCGCCTTGATTCAGCAGCACCCAGAAGAAACGCCGCCGGCATCAGAGCCTCCGCTCCAAAACCCGCAAGCGCGCGGAAGTGAGGGTGAGTTGAAGCAACACTATCAGCATTTCCCAGGACAGAGAGAATCTGAGATTCCTCCCAACAAAGAAAAGGACCAAGCGAAAGAGCCTGCGCAACAGGCTCAACATCATTCAAAAACAGCCTGGATAGAACTGGTTTCCACCCAGTTCCGCCAGGGACAGCCTCCCCAAAAGCCCAGCGAAGCATTATTGCGATCAATTCTTCAGTTCCAAGCAAACACAGCCGAAAGAGCCTATACAAAACAGTATGCTGGAAGTCCTGATGCATTAAAGGGGCCTTCAGGGCAGCCCCAGAGCCAGAAGATAATGCAACAGGAACAAATTCCTCCACTGTACAAAAGCGAGACCTCCCAGCTGCAGCCGCATCCCCCAGCTGACCAGCAGCTGCCGTTCCAGAAGCACTCACCGCAGCCACAGCTCACAAAGGTGGATTCCCTGCTCAAGTCCCAAGTGCAGCAACAGCCTCTGCAACAGCTCCATTTCCAGCAAAGACCAGAACAACAAGCCGAACAGCCTTTAGGGGTCCCGTTGAAACAGCAGCACTTGAATCCCCAGCCAGGGGAAAACGAGCAATTCTTGCATTCACACATTTTGCAACAAATGCTTCAAAAACAGGCACAGCAGGTACAACTGCCGTGCAGTCCGCAGCTAACCCCAAACCAGCAACGGGCTctgcagatgaaaaataaagacctGCCTCAAACCGTTTCCCACTCCCAAAGCAATGATGAGCAGCCGCTAGACAGGACATCCTTCAGTCAGCTTAAAGCAGAGGAGTGTTTTCAAAGTGGGAATAAGTACATGAAATCAACTGCGTTCCCGCTGCATAACCCTCAGCTAGGCCTAGAGCAGGTACAGAGCATAAACAACAAAGCTCCCCTTTACACTCAGACAGCAAACGCTAatctgcagcatccctgcccaaaCAACGTACACTCGatttctgagaagaaagaaagcGCCGGGAATATGGAACGCTTTGGAGCCAACAAAATGCAGGACTTGCAACACGcgcagtatttttcaaaaaacttGACTGCAGAGCAAGATGTGAATCACTCTTTTCAAGAACAAGAGCAGCAGACACAAGCAGCTTCAGTTATACAGCTACCACCACTCCAGCAAACGCCATGCTACGGTGGTAGCCTGAACCAAGATCTCTCGAGCCAACAAGCTACACAGATTCCTCAGCGGTACTTACCACACAGCCAGCAAACTGCCCCACACTCCCAAGACCAGAGAGGCTGTCATTTGCAGTCCCAGACCCCtaaggattttcaaaagcacgCTGCTCTAAGGTGGCATCTCCTGCAAAAACAGGAGCAACAAGCATACCAGCAACCCAAAACAGAGATTGGTCCCAGTGCAGCACGCAAGCCCATAAAAATTGAGGCTGGCACAAAGTCTAATGTCTGCATGCGTCTATCGGCTGgacaactggaaaacaaaatgtggaaaaaaccaATTAAACAAGAGAATCAGCACTTTGGCTGTGCGAACATGCAACAAAAGAGCATCATCGAGACAATGGAACAGCAGCTAAAACAGATACAGGTCAAATCACTGTTTGATCATAAGACTTTTACTATCAAATCACCTAAACATGTGAAGGTTGAAACAGCAGGCCCTATTACCATCCTATCAAGAAATACTGGTGCTGCAGATTTTGACACTCAGACCTCAACTGTAGATCAGCAAGCAAACTTATCTGCTGAGAAAACCCCGACCAAAAGAACAGCTGGAACTGTTCTCAATAATTTTTTAGACTCACCTTCCAAGTTATTGGATACTCCTGTAAAAAATTTATTGGACACACCTGCCAAAACCCAGTATGATTTTCCATCTTGCAGCTGTGTTG agcAAATTATTGAAAAAGATGAAGGTCCTTTCTATACCCATCTAGGAGCCGGTCCTAATGTGGCAGCTATTAGAGAAATCATGGAAGAAAG attTGGACAGAAGGGTAAAGCTATAAGGATTGAGAGGGTTGTCTACACTGGGAAAGAAGGCAAAAGTTCTCAAGGATGTCCAATTGCTAAATGG GTAGTCCGCAGAAGCAGTCAGGAGGAAAAGCTACTCTGCTTGGTGCGCGAGCGAGCGGGCCACACGTGTGAGACGGCCGTGATCGTGATTCTCATCCTGGTCTGGGAGGGCATCCCAACAAGCTTGGCAGACAAGCTCTACACCGAACTCACCGACACCCTGAGGAAGTACGGCACACTCACGAACCGGCGGTGTGCCCTCAATGAAGA aCGGACTTGCGCATGTCAAGGGCTGGACCCTGAAACTTGTGgtgcttcattttcctttggttGCTCCTGGAGCATGTACTACAATGGTTGTAAGTTTGCCAGAAGCAAGATTCCAAGAAAGTTTAAGCTGATGGGGGATGACCCAAAAGAG gaagaaaaactagAATCCAATTTGCAGAACCTGTCAACCCTGATGGCACCCACCTACAAGAAGCTTGCACCTGATGCATATAACAACCAG ATTGAGTATGAACACAGAGCGCCCGAGTGTCGCCTGGGTTTAAAAGAAGGTCGCCCATTCTCAGGGGTCACTGCTTGCCTGGATTTTTGCGCTCATGCTCACAGAGACTTGCACAATATGCAGAACGGGAGTACACTG GTTTGCACACTAACTAGAGAAGACAATCGTGAAATTGGCCAAACACCAGAAGACGAGCAGCTCCACGTGCTCCCGTTGTACAAAGTCTCTGATGTGGATGAGTTCGGAAGCACTGAAGgccaggaggagaagaagaggaacgGCAGCATCCAGGTCCTTACCTCCTTTCGCCGGAAAGTAAGAATGTTAGCAGAGCCCGCTAAGACGTGTCGGCAAAGGAAGctggaagcaaagaaggcagCTGCGGAAAAGCTTTCCTCCCTGGAGAATGGGTCTAGCAAAGCTGAAAGAGAGAAGCCTGCTGCAGCACGCAACAAGCAAGGCAATTCGGAGGCGGCAGGTCATGCAAAGCAGCTAGCAG ATCTTTTGCGCCTTTCAGGACCAgccacacaacaacaacagcagcaacaccCACAGCGCACTCTCCCCAACAACCCTCAGTCAAATCCTATGAACTCTTACTCGGGTTCAGGTTCTGCAAATCTCTATGTAAGGTTGCCTAATCCAGCCACTGCTTATCCAAGCTCTTCATACACTTCAGATCCCTATGGAGGGTCCAGTCCCATGAACCTCTACACAACCTCATCACAGCCTGCGGGGTCTTATTTGAATTCTTCCAGTCCCATGAACCCTTATTCAGGATCATTAAGTCAAAATAACCAATATCCACCCTACCAATGCAATGGAAACGTATCTGTGGACAGCTGCCCCTCTTACTTGGGCTCCTACCCTTCCCAGCATCAGCACGTGGACTTGTATAGTTGCCAGAGCCAAGACCCTATGTCTAAGCTAAGTCTACCACCCATTCAAACGTTATACCAGCATAGGTTTGGGAATAACCAGAGCTTTGGTCCCAAGTACTTGAATTATGGAAACCAAAATATGCAGGTAGACTCCTTCAGTAATTGCACCATCAGACCAAATGTACACCACGTAGGGTCTTTTTCCTCTTACTCCACCCATGAGGCTGATGGCCATTTTATGGAGGTCGCCTCAAGGTTAAAATCCAATCTGAGCAATCCGAGCATGGACTATGCCTCCGTGAGTAAAGCCAGTGAACACCATCAAGTGCAACCCCCTCCACATTTAACACACGACTACCATTCTGTTCCAAGCATGTTTAGTGGTCCTCCTAATTCACTGCATCTCCAAAATAAGGAGAGTGAAATGATTTCACATGGAGTTAATGGTTTGTCTAACATGCTTCCAGGTCAAAACCACGATAGGACTACTCCCCAGGGTGGTTTAGATAAAACCGATGTGCTGAATCCAGAAAGAGCAGAGGATCCCGATGAAGTGTGGTCAGATAGTGAGCAGAGCTTTCTGGACCCAGAAATTGGAGGAGTGGCAGTTGCTCCATCTCACGGGTCAATTCTCATAGAGTGTGCAAAACGTGAGCTCCACGCAACAACTCCCTTAAAAAATCCCAACAGGAACCATCCCACCAGAATATCCCTTGTCTTTTACCAGCACAAGAGTATGAATGAGCCAAAACACGGCTTGGCTCTGTGGGAGGCAAAGATGGCTGAGAAGgcgagagagaaagaagaggaatgCGAGAAGTACGGTCCGGACTACGTGCCTCAGAAATCTCATGGCAAAAAAGCCAAGCGGGAGCCTGCGGAGCCACACGAGCCCTCGGAGCCAACGTACGTGCGCTTCATCAAGTCTCTTGCACAAAGGACGCTGTCGGTCACCACAGACTCCACAGTAACTACATCTCCATATGCCTTTACACGGGTTACAGGGCCTTACAACCGATATATCTAA